In one window of Pseudodesulfovibrio sediminis DNA:
- a CDS encoding Abi-alpha family protein — translation MKDLDTTKEALETVKSVSETTSKALDVTEKFGGFIAQYVGGSLEQAMGIFEDKLKYLRWERQLRLIARVEELAKDHAVEISKRPIPLKMAIPLFEAASLEEEDYLQDLWAKLLLNASNAQSKVNLHRSYINILEQITSLEAKILKTIYDLEFSVSDGVDIATSKLPEEAHLEVDFDAINPAPDSIVDPIDDVKAALANLARLRCLALPTSFNGKEIFHHVNPTLLGRRFVDACSV, via the coding sequence ATGAAAGATTTAGATACAACGAAGGAAGCCTTGGAAACCGTCAAGTCTGTGTCGGAGACCACATCAAAGGCCCTTGATGTGACTGAAAAATTTGGTGGCTTTATTGCACAATATGTCGGCGGCTCTTTAGAGCAGGCTATGGGGATATTTGAAGATAAACTTAAGTATCTCAGATGGGAAAGGCAATTGAGGTTGATTGCTCGCGTCGAGGAGCTTGCCAAAGATCATGCCGTGGAGATTTCAAAGAGGCCGATTCCTCTAAAAATGGCGATCCCTCTTTTTGAGGCCGCATCATTAGAGGAGGAAGATTATCTTCAAGACTTGTGGGCAAAGCTATTGCTAAATGCTTCTAACGCTCAGAGTAAAGTAAATCTACATAGGTCGTATATTAATATTCTTGAGCAAATCACTTCACTTGAAGCAAAAATCTTGAAAACTATTTATGACTTGGAGTTTTCTGTCTCGGATGGAGTAGATATTGCTACGAGTAAACTACCTGAGGAAGCTCATCTAGAAGTTGATTTTGACGCGATTAACCCAGCCCCCGACAGCATCGTTGATCCGATTGATGACGTTAAAGCAGCTCTTGCAAACTTAGCCCGCTTGAGATGCTTGGCCCTGCCGACTTCATTTAATGGGAAGGAAATATTCCATCACGTTAATCCTACCCTTCTTGGGAGGAGGTTCGTTGATGCATGCTCAGTGTAG
- a CDS encoding Fur family transcriptional regulator, translated as MKAPQDVFTEYLANENLKMTPQRRLILDTMLKQEGHLSSEELYVYVKKRDSSIGQATVYRTLKLLSDSGLVEPLDFADGVTRYEPSYGKDHHDHLICERCGKNIEILDDTIERRQEELAAEHGFTLLKHKMYLYGICADCRK; from the coding sequence ATGAAAGCCCCCCAAGACGTGTTTACCGAATATCTGGCCAACGAGAACCTCAAGATGACGCCCCAACGGCGCCTCATTCTGGACACAATGCTGAAGCAGGAAGGCCATTTATCATCCGAGGAATTATATGTGTACGTCAAAAAACGCGACAGCTCCATCGGCCAGGCAACAGTCTACAGGACCCTGAAACTTCTCAGCGATTCCGGCCTTGTCGAACCCCTCGACTTTGCCGATGGCGTAACCCGCTATGAGCCGAGCTACGGCAAAGATCACCACGATCACCTCATCTGCGAACGGTGCGGCAAAAACATCGAGATCCTTGATGATACAATCGAGCGACGTCAGGAAGAACTGGCGGCGGAGCACGGTTTTACCCTGCTCAAACATAAGATGTATCTCTACGGAATCTGCGCTGATTGTCGTAAATAA
- a CDS encoding tyrosine-type recombinase/integrase — protein MPLTDAKIKGAKPRPKTYTLIDGDGLYLEVNPKGRKWWRFRYQKEGRRNRLSLGVYPHISLKDARLERDRLKRQVAKGIDPSLKRKEEKRKAGASEAYEAIAREWFAKQVESGWSERHAKTTMERMEKNIFPFIGKRPISDLGVEDMLGVVQRCERRGAVETARRIRQIMSQIFRYAIAAGRAERDPAADIKGAIPPSRKVKHHASITDPNKIKTLLRAIDAFDGTLVVHCALRLAPLLFVRPGELRNAEWEEVDLKGKEWRIPEEKMKGGSVHIVPLSNQVVEVLTELKQATGPIGYVFPSIRTPARPMSENTINVALRRLGYDKTEMTGHGFRSMASTLLNEHGWHKDAIERQLAHTPKDKVRASYNYAEHLPERKRMMQCWADYLDSLKAGGKVVPLFAKAE, from the coding sequence ATGCCCCTTACCGATGCGAAGATCAAAGGCGCAAAGCCGAGGCCCAAAACGTATACCCTTATTGATGGAGACGGCCTTTATTTAGAGGTTAATCCTAAGGGCCGTAAGTGGTGGCGATTCCGCTACCAGAAGGAGGGCCGTCGTAACCGTCTGTCTCTGGGCGTTTATCCTCATATATCTCTCAAAGATGCTCGACTTGAACGGGATCGTCTGAAGCGTCAGGTTGCAAAGGGGATTGATCCGTCATTGAAACGGAAAGAGGAAAAGCGGAAAGCTGGGGCCAGTGAAGCATATGAAGCTATTGCTCGGGAGTGGTTCGCTAAACAAGTCGAGTCTGGATGGAGTGAACGTCATGCCAAGACCACAATGGAGAGGATGGAGAAGAATATCTTCCCCTTTATTGGTAAACGTCCGATTTCGGACCTCGGCGTGGAAGACATGCTCGGAGTGGTGCAGCGATGCGAGAGGCGTGGTGCTGTTGAAACGGCCCGACGTATTCGACAGATTATGTCTCAGATTTTTCGATATGCCATCGCTGCGGGCAGGGCAGAGCGTGACCCAGCAGCTGACATCAAAGGTGCCATCCCTCCGTCTAGGAAGGTGAAACATCACGCCTCGATCACCGACCCCAATAAGATCAAGACACTGCTTCGGGCAATTGATGCCTTTGACGGTACGCTTGTCGTTCATTGTGCTCTTAGGCTGGCTCCTCTTCTTTTCGTACGTCCTGGGGAACTTAGAAATGCTGAATGGGAAGAGGTCGATTTGAAAGGGAAAGAGTGGCGTATCCCCGAAGAGAAAATGAAGGGCGGCTCGGTCCATATCGTTCCTTTATCTAACCAAGTCGTCGAGGTCCTGACTGAACTTAAACAAGCCACTGGGCCAATTGGGTATGTGTTTCCAAGTATTCGAACCCCAGCCCGGCCTATGTCGGAGAATACGATCAACGTGGCCCTGCGCCGGCTTGGATACGACAAGACTGAAATGACGGGCCATGGTTTCCGTAGCATGGCTTCGACGCTGTTGAATGAGCATGGCTGGCACAAGGATGCAATTGAGCGGCAATTGGCGCATACTCCGAAAGATAAGGTCCGGGCCTCATACAATTACGCTGAGCATTTGCCAGAGAGAAAACGGATGATGCAATGCTGGGCTGATTATTTAGATAGCCTCAAGGCTGGCGGGAAAGTCGTACCATTGTTTGCAAAAGCGGAGTAA
- a CDS encoding DnaB-like helicase C-terminal domain-containing protein translates to MPHEDAKRLGLMELTERARRWVTDQPPGEFSAFIFGKELHLGENPEIRDTVLRDLVIMGSIEPCGKKRGQYRAVQNECREMDWHNAETEYYPIWLPLELHTLAGVQRKNVVIVAGETNAGKTAFVMELIYRNLQVNGGAHSEIRLYNSEMGDGELRQRVMNLDNNVQSWDGFRPFERTSNFHQVIDPDGFNVIDYLEVSNEFYLVANWIQKIHAKLNKGIAIICIQKPKGKDTARGGEFSLEKSRLAISLFQNHGVHSCKIVKCKLPMGITNPQGMERDFYVERGRKIVSRSDWRYLTQKERDQLWTLYETDAAAKNARKELGL, encoded by the coding sequence ATGCCGCATGAGGACGCGAAACGACTCGGGTTGATGGAGCTCACGGAACGAGCAAGGCGGTGGGTTACTGACCAACCACCAGGTGAGTTCTCAGCCTTTATCTTCGGCAAGGAGCTTCATCTTGGAGAGAATCCAGAGATACGTGATACCGTTCTGCGGGACCTTGTCATTATGGGCTCAATTGAGCCATGTGGTAAGAAACGAGGACAGTATCGGGCCGTCCAGAATGAGTGTCGAGAGATGGACTGGCATAATGCTGAGACAGAGTATTACCCGATCTGGCTACCTCTCGAACTACATACGCTTGCTGGAGTGCAAAGAAAGAACGTTGTCATTGTGGCTGGTGAGACCAACGCCGGCAAGACGGCATTCGTTATGGAGTTGATCTATCGGAATTTACAAGTCAACGGTGGTGCCCACTCAGAGATAAGGCTCTATAACTCTGAGATGGGTGACGGAGAGTTGCGGCAGCGCGTTATGAATCTGGATAACAACGTCCAGTCATGGGACGGCTTTAGGCCTTTTGAGCGGACATCCAATTTTCACCAGGTAATCGACCCCGATGGTTTTAATGTCATCGACTATCTCGAAGTCTCCAATGAGTTCTATCTCGTTGCAAATTGGATCCAGAAGATTCACGCCAAGCTCAATAAAGGGATAGCGATCATCTGTATTCAGAAGCCCAAGGGAAAGGATACGGCCCGAGGCGGAGAGTTCTCCCTCGAGAAATCAAGACTGGCTATTAGCCTCTTTCAGAACCATGGGGTCCATTCATGCAAGATCGTCAAATGCAAGCTGCCAATGGGAATCACTAACCCCCAAGGGATGGAGAGAGATTTTTACGTTGAGCGAGGCCGTAAGATCGTGTCGAGGTCCGATTGGAGATATCTCACCCAGAAAGAACGAGACCAGCTATGGACGCTCTACGAGACAGACGCAGCGGCGAAGAATGCTAGAAAAGAGTTAGGATTATAG
- a CDS encoding HNH endonuclease signature motif containing protein, with protein MNTPLMGEGGGGRRQRHKHKVVWEQRNGPLPPDHAVRFLDGDKENCEIDNLMMFNRAENLHLNLMGFDQAPPELKESIILRARLIGKIAERKGELDD; from the coding sequence GTGAATACACCGCTTATGGGTGAGGGGGGCGGAGGCCGGCGGCAACGTCATAAGCACAAGGTTGTTTGGGAGCAACGCAATGGCCCTCTGCCACCAGACCATGCGGTTCGATTTCTGGATGGTGACAAAGAAAACTGTGAAATTGATAATCTGATGATGTTCAATCGAGCAGAGAACTTGCATCTCAACTTGATGGGATTCGATCAAGCGCCACCAGAGCTCAAAGAGTCAATCATTCTTCGCGCAAGGCTCATTGGAAAAATCGCCGAGAGAAAGGGGGAACTAGACGACTAG
- a CDS encoding helix-turn-helix domain-containing protein codes for MQSKVKEVMTEKGATILGLADDAGVSQRTIQKARDTRIESCTLRTLAAIATALGCRVKDLFEE; via the coding sequence ATGCAGAGCAAAGTAAAAGAAGTAATGACGGAGAAGGGCGCAACAATCTTAGGTCTTGCTGATGATGCCGGTGTTTCTCAGCGTACTATTCAGAAAGCGAGGGATACACGAATAGAGTCCTGCACTCTACGGACCCTGGCTGCTATTGCTACGGCCCTCGGCTGCCGTGTAAAAGATCTTTTTGAGGAGTAG
- a CDS encoding MerR family transcriptional regulator, with product MRKRWLRTKEAATYSGLSPNTLRKYADEGLIYAARTEGGHRRYDRESIDEFFDQDKLVDFKVQQILESLT from the coding sequence TTGAGAAAGCGTTGGTTACGCACCAAAGAAGCTGCAACTTACTCGGGCCTATCTCCAAACACCCTTCGCAAGTACGCCGACGAAGGCTTGATCTATGCCGCCAGAACGGAGGGAGGCCACCGGCGCTATGATCGGGAGTCAATCGATGAGTTCTTCGATCAAGACAAGCTGGTTGATTTCAAGGTCCAACAAATACTGGAATCCCTGACCTAG
- a CDS encoding radical SAM protein — MANEQDLILIIYKNLKRIVSVEWKTRPGPDGLHLYDRATGTNILFDEVECPEDSWALAPRQVSIALTNSCNLCCPFCYAPKEPAELDYQCLLGWLDELDANGCLGVGFGGGEPLMFKKLPTLCEYINESTSLAVTFTTNAHMLTSSLVDALKGKVAYLRVSMDGIGATYEGLRGKSFASLSRQFELVKAISPFGINYVVNAQTFPELDGAISLASELGATEFLLLPEQPVRGRSGIDEDAVAGLQKWVNSYAGPIRLSVSEAGAEGLPVCNPLVHEKGLRSYAHIDATGRVKRSSFDSEGAKIDAGGVMRALNKLQQLTEDSREDLA, encoded by the coding sequence TTGGCAAATGAGCAAGATCTTATTCTGATAATATATAAAAATTTGAAGCGTATTGTGTCTGTTGAATGGAAAACTCGCCCGGGTCCTGATGGGTTACATCTGTATGATAGAGCTACTGGAACGAATATCCTCTTTGATGAGGTCGAATGCCCCGAAGATTCTTGGGCGTTAGCTCCTCGCCAAGTCTCAATTGCTTTGACCAATTCATGCAATTTGTGCTGTCCTTTTTGCTATGCTCCGAAAGAGCCTGCTGAACTTGATTATCAGTGTTTATTGGGGTGGTTGGATGAATTGGATGCAAATGGGTGTCTTGGGGTTGGGTTTGGAGGCGGTGAGCCTCTTATGTTCAAAAAGCTCCCAACTCTTTGTGAATACATTAATGAGAGCACGAGCCTTGCCGTTACTTTTACTACCAATGCACACATGCTTACTTCGTCCTTGGTTGATGCTCTAAAGGGGAAGGTTGCTTATTTGCGTGTCAGCATGGATGGCATCGGAGCGACATACGAGGGGCTTCGAGGAAAGTCCTTTGCATCCCTTTCTCGTCAATTTGAACTGGTCAAAGCCATTTCTCCGTTTGGCATTAATTATGTGGTTAATGCCCAGACTTTTCCTGAACTGGATGGTGCAATTTCTTTGGCCTCTGAGTTGGGGGCAACTGAGTTTCTTCTGTTGCCCGAGCAGCCTGTTCGAGGTCGTAGTGGGATTGATGAGGATGCCGTTGCAGGGCTTCAAAAATGGGTGAACTCATATGCTGGCCCTATTCGATTAAGTGTCAGTGAGGCGGGGGCAGAAGGCCTTCCTGTTTGCAATCCATTAGTGCATGAGAAGGGATTGCGGTCATATGCTCACATTGATGCAACTGGCAGAGTGAAGCGTTCTTCGTTTGATTCGGAAGGAGCAAAAATTGACGCTGGTGGAGTTATGCGGGCATTAAATAAGTTACAGCAGCTTACGGAGGATAGTCGTGAAGATTTGGCATGA
- a CDS encoding DUF6375 family protein, which produces MKIWHEVVSEHSMNLRMIGVFKEVQDADKAKDIIDKFTEYALENEGDLNESTSRYGKPLLDLMEKFRVYSIRPGEMEQFMYNVHVDVDGSSVVITTDESEVSAFMKILIDMGAKVEIYSAHDYPEATADNNSE; this is translated from the coding sequence GTGAAGATTTGGCATGAAGTCGTTTCTGAGCATTCAATGAATCTCAGGATGATTGGTGTTTTTAAAGAGGTTCAAGACGCTGATAAAGCAAAAGATATAATCGATAAGTTTACTGAGTACGCCCTTGAAAATGAAGGTGATTTGAACGAATCGACAAGTCGCTACGGTAAACCTTTGCTTGATTTGATGGAAAAATTCAGAGTCTATTCGATTAGGCCGGGTGAGATGGAGCAGTTTATGTACAATGTGCATGTTGATGTTGACGGCTCTAGCGTTGTCATTACCACTGATGAATCAGAAGTTTCGGCATTTATGAAGATTCTGATTGATATGGGGGCTAAGGTCGAAATCTATTCAGCTCATGACTACCCAGAAGCAACTGCTGATAATAATAGCGAGTAA
- a CDS encoding surface lipoprotein assembly modifier, which produces MPTRFLFCFLFVCLLTVGQMAAPLVANAVSGDPYNEGMAAFQAGDYDKACPLLKQACSTRPNNIQLLLNLAVCQFYTKNYEGAVESYHILHAMRPDDQRVTFELGRSLAECGRFKESRKYLLEVEKSNPPKELRSGLDGMLDRLDDLERRTRFGATFEVSVLNDDNVNVGPNDGILGNIILDPDTYPKASTGVGYSAMIGVEQKLDMIGDWRLSVGLSRNEVRYSRYTDYNVGVTNVSLRLNHKLEQGSIQGALNYTDIEQGEMNSINTFAPSVMWMHTLAPDKQLITDASIEFRDNRKNHESDSHYYTAGSYLRWFFGGQNQHYLLGGGRVFTENARAPRNSNDGYEVKLAPSFGLPNLFRFDLSATFGKTVYNAPPAAGVDNDRRDQKHTFSGTLSRQLWDKNSKATLSFIHTRNKSNYVPNSYFKNTAKFALGYNF; this is translated from the coding sequence ATGCCTACCAGATTTTTATTTTGTTTTCTGTTCGTTTGTCTCTTGACCGTTGGCCAGATGGCTGCACCGCTTGTGGCAAACGCCGTGTCGGGTGACCCGTACAATGAGGGCATGGCGGCATTTCAGGCTGGTGATTATGACAAGGCCTGCCCGTTGCTGAAACAGGCTTGCTCCACTCGACCGAACAACATTCAGCTTTTGCTCAATCTTGCAGTCTGCCAGTTCTACACCAAGAATTATGAAGGGGCGGTGGAATCCTATCACATACTGCACGCAATGCGACCAGACGATCAACGTGTGACCTTTGAACTTGGCAGGTCTTTAGCCGAGTGCGGTCGCTTTAAGGAATCGCGCAAGTATCTTTTAGAGGTTGAAAAAAGCAACCCGCCCAAGGAGTTGAGAAGCGGGCTCGATGGTATGCTCGATCGCCTGGATGATCTTGAGAGACGTACTCGGTTCGGCGCAACGTTCGAAGTGTCCGTGCTGAACGACGATAATGTGAATGTTGGTCCCAATGACGGGATCTTGGGCAACATCATCCTGGACCCGGATACCTATCCCAAGGCGTCCACGGGGGTCGGATATTCGGCCATGATCGGCGTGGAACAGAAACTCGACATGATTGGCGATTGGCGACTATCCGTAGGTTTGTCCCGTAACGAAGTCCGTTACTCCAGGTACACCGACTACAACGTGGGCGTGACCAACGTGTCGCTTCGGCTTAACCACAAGCTGGAACAAGGTTCCATCCAGGGCGCGCTCAACTATACGGATATCGAACAGGGCGAGATGAACTCCATCAACACCTTTGCCCCGTCCGTCATGTGGATGCACACCCTGGCACCTGACAAACAGCTCATTACCGATGCCAGCATCGAGTTTCGTGACAACCGCAAGAACCACGAGTCGGACAGTCATTATTATACGGCGGGAAGCTACCTGCGCTGGTTCTTTGGCGGCCAGAACCAGCACTACCTGCTCGGCGGCGGTCGAGTCTTCACCGAAAATGCCCGCGCCCCCCGCAACTCCAACGATGGGTATGAGGTCAAGCTGGCTCCGTCGTTCGGGTTGCCCAATCTGTTCCGGTTTGACCTGTCCGCAACTTTTGGCAAGACCGTTTACAACGCGCCTCCTGCGGCCGGAGTGGATAATGATCGCCGGGATCAGAAACACACGTTTTCAGGAACTCTCTCCCGACAACTCTGGGACAAGAACTCCAAGGCCACACTCAGTTTCATCCACACGCGAAACAAGTCCAACTATGTTCCGAACAGTTACTTCAAAAACACGGCGAAGTTTGCCTTGGGCTATAATTTTTAG
- a CDS encoding pentapeptide repeat-containing protein — MRERTFALSVIATVLALTVCLTAIGFAAALTVETAREARDNGKTAFELYVSGYSVDQLKGAGYGPSEMLSFDLKIPLEKIGQAFNARELKDAGWGLRFIAKAGFDLSALFNAGFPMMTILETVPIATLKANGSDMIVALTVFAMGKGHPGLQTLRTAGFTDDDIRGYMALAANETDIVAGIISGSSLSELNRLGVNMKTLFRYGKEAPLSEYLLAGYSLADFKAAGITAEKLRKDGFHPSELKAAGYTASELRAAGVNLNDLKRTGFSAKELKEAGFRVKDLAKVGFSVAEMTAAGVTLSEMKGGFSTAEFKAAGITLKELVAAGFTLDQLKDGFSPEDFKNAGYAPQELVSLGFSAKHLKRAGFSAADIKALFPAATLKSSGYTLQEMQEAGFTAAELKGSYSAAQLKNAGYSLTQLNKAGFSVAALKAAGFSAVELKAQGYAPLELKAAGFSAKQLNKAGFTAAELKSLFAIRELKRGGFSTQQLKEAGFTATDLKKARYSPERLKAAGFTADEMVEAGFHARELKKAGYGADELYTAGITLEDLHAAGYTAGEMRDAGVKLVGMKNLFSDAQLKEAGYTAKDFKGLRYTLEQMKNLGFTAAEVKEAGFSAWKIKSAGYTAAEMKGVFPPSTLKSLRFTAAEMKEAGFTAAEMKSAGFRVHELKAAGYTLAQMIKAKFKTVSLKANFTVTELKNAGFSAMQLKRVGIKARALYKAGYSILDLRKGSFFISDLRDEGFTAAELKAGGVELSRLKNYYSPSDLKGAGFTLAELKEVFKLQALKDLYSPQALLDAGYTSEELLAVGFSEMDVAVAGGRNMPESPQEGDGESSSAGGGTDASQQPPLVWPTSFSPVPGPAGPGNLPGAYTAGPALNPPGIPSVVEQTTNNNSATQATGPGATEVEPD; from the coding sequence ATGAGGGAAAGAACATTTGCACTGTCTGTAATTGCGACGGTTCTGGCGTTGACGGTTTGTCTCACGGCCATTGGTTTTGCTGCGGCCCTGACGGTCGAGACGGCAAGAGAAGCGCGAGATAACGGAAAGACCGCCTTCGAACTATACGTATCCGGTTACTCGGTTGATCAACTCAAAGGAGCCGGATACGGACCGTCTGAAATGCTTTCCTTTGACCTGAAGATTCCCTTGGAAAAAATCGGGCAGGCCTTCAATGCGCGTGAGTTGAAGGATGCCGGTTGGGGACTCAGATTCATAGCCAAGGCGGGTTTTGATTTATCAGCCCTTTTTAATGCTGGCTTTCCTATGATGACGATTCTAGAGACCGTTCCGATTGCGACGCTCAAGGCGAATGGTTCTGATATGATTGTTGCGCTTACAGTCTTCGCAATGGGGAAAGGGCACCCCGGTTTGCAAACGTTGCGAACTGCAGGGTTCACTGACGACGACATCCGTGGGTACATGGCACTTGCTGCGAACGAGACGGACATTGTTGCCGGTATCATCTCCGGCTCCAGCCTCTCCGAATTGAATAGGCTGGGCGTCAACATGAAGACACTGTTTCGCTACGGCAAGGAGGCCCCTCTTTCTGAATACCTCTTGGCGGGGTATTCTTTGGCCGACTTCAAAGCGGCAGGCATCACTGCCGAGAAGTTGAGAAAGGATGGATTTCATCCTTCCGAGCTCAAGGCTGCCGGATATACTGCTTCGGAGCTGAGAGCTGCGGGAGTCAACTTGAATGACCTCAAGAGAACCGGTTTCTCTGCCAAAGAGCTGAAGGAAGCCGGTTTCCGGGTCAAGGATTTGGCCAAAGTCGGATTTTCCGTCGCTGAAATGACAGCGGCAGGCGTGACTCTTTCTGAAATGAAGGGCGGTTTCTCGACTGCCGAATTCAAGGCCGCGGGAATCACGCTGAAGGAACTTGTTGCCGCTGGGTTTACCCTTGACCAATTGAAAGATGGGTTCAGTCCCGAGGACTTCAAGAATGCGGGCTATGCACCGCAGGAGTTGGTTTCGCTTGGTTTTAGCGCTAAGCACTTGAAACGAGCCGGGTTTTCGGCTGCCGATATCAAAGCGCTTTTCCCTGCCGCTACATTGAAGAGTAGCGGGTACACCCTTCAGGAAATGCAGGAAGCTGGTTTTACCGCTGCCGAACTCAAGGGCAGCTATTCAGCGGCACAACTGAAAAATGCTGGGTATTCCCTTACCCAGTTGAACAAGGCCGGATTCTCCGTTGCGGCATTGAAAGCTGCGGGCTTTTCCGCTGTTGAACTCAAGGCACAGGGCTATGCGCCGTTGGAGCTTAAGGCCGCAGGTTTCTCCGCCAAACAGTTGAACAAGGCCGGATTCACGGCTGCTGAACTCAAGAGTCTCTTCGCCATCCGTGAACTCAAAAGAGGCGGATTTAGCACTCAACAGCTTAAAGAAGCCGGTTTTACTGCAACAGACCTAAAAAAGGCGCGATATTCACCTGAGCGTCTCAAGGCTGCGGGATTTACTGCGGATGAAATGGTCGAGGCCGGGTTCCATGCCCGAGAACTGAAAAAGGCGGGGTACGGCGCAGACGAGCTTTATACTGCCGGTATCACTCTGGAGGACTTGCATGCGGCGGGGTATACCGCCGGAGAGATGAGGGATGCAGGAGTCAAGTTGGTTGGCATGAAGAACCTGTTTTCGGATGCGCAGCTTAAGGAGGCAGGCTATACTGCAAAAGATTTCAAGGGATTGCGTTACACTCTTGAGCAAATGAAGAATCTTGGATTCACCGCCGCTGAGGTCAAGGAAGCCGGGTTCAGCGCTTGGAAAATCAAAAGCGCGGGATATACTGCGGCAGAAATGAAGGGCGTTTTTCCTCCAAGCACACTCAAAAGTCTCCGATTTACCGCCGCAGAAATGAAGGAAGCCGGGTTCACGGCAGCGGAGATGAAATCCGCTGGATTCCGGGTGCATGAATTGAAGGCAGCCGGATACACCCTGGCACAAATGATAAAAGCCAAATTCAAAACGGTTTCTTTGAAAGCTAACTTCACCGTGACGGAACTCAAAAATGCCGGATTCAGCGCGATGCAGCTGAAACGAGTCGGAATTAAGGCAAGGGCACTGTATAAGGCCGGGTATTCCATCCTTGATCTGAGAAAGGGAAGTTTCTTTATCAGTGACCTCAGGGATGAAGGGTTCACTGCAGCAGAACTGAAGGCAGGCGGAGTCGAATTGTCTCGCTTGAAGAATTACTACAGTCCTTCGGATCTTAAAGGCGCAGGGTTCACGCTTGCCGAACTCAAGGAGGTCTTTAAATTGCAGGCTCTCAAAGACCTCTACTCTCCGCAGGCTCTCCTGGATGCCGGGTATACCAGTGAAGAGCTGCTCGCCGTAGGGTTTTCGGAAATGGATGTCGCCGTTGCCGGTGGCAGAAACATGCCTGAATCGCCTCAGGAGGGCGACGGAGAAAGCAGTTCAGCAGGTGGCGGTACTGACGCTTCTCAACAGCCCCCCCTGGTTTGGCCTACCAGCTTTTCGCCCGTACCCGGACCAGCTGGTCCCGGCAACTTGCCCGGCGCGTACACAGCCGGCCCTGCTCTCAATCCCCCAGGCATTCCGTCCGTGGTTGAGCAGACCACTAACAATAACTCTGCCACTCAGGCTACTGGACCGGGAGCTACGGAAGTCGAACCAGATTGA